In one window of Oculatellaceae cyanobacterium DNA:
- a CDS encoding leucine-rich repeat domain-containing protein: MTKLTLLSLGNNEISDVKPLAGLTNLTFLWLSRNKISNVQPLAGLINLTGLGLYNNEISDVKPLAGLTKLNWLDLSGNQISNCQLLRKEVRTFCHPLSVPVK, translated from the coding sequence TTGACTAAATTAACTCTTTTGAGCTTGGGTAACAACGAAATCAGTGATGTAAAACCACTAGCGGGTTTGACTAATCTGACTTTTCTGTGGTTGAGTCGCAACAAAATCAGTAATGTTCAACCACTAGCGGGTTTGATAAATCTGACTGGGCTGGGCTTGTATAACAACGAAATCAGTGATGTAAAACCACTAGCGGGTTTGACTAAATTAAATTGGCTGGACTTGAGTGGCAACCAAATTAGTAACTGTCAATTATTACGCAAAGAAGTTCGTACCTTCTGCCATCCCCTATCTGTTCCTGTTAAATAA
- a CDS encoding thermonuclease family protein, with translation MKSSNNQVTLKITDTDRYGRKVAEVRLTNGTLVQQILAREGLAMVYQKYLSSCPSAGIVQQAEAQAKQRKAGVRGDSKFVAPWNYRRNK, from the coding sequence TTGAAATCATCAAATAATCAAGTTACTTTGAAGATTACTGACACTGATCGGTATGGTCGCAAAGTTGCAGAGGTTCGTCTAACTAACGGCACATTGGTTCAGCAAATACTAGCCCGTGAAGGTCTAGCAATGGTTTATCAGAAATATCTTAGCAGTTGCCCTAGTGCTGGTATTGTGCAACAGGCAGAGGCACAAGCCAAGCAACGAAAAGCTGGTGTTAGGGGTGATTCAAAGTTTGTTGCGCCTTGGAACTATCGACGCAATAAGTAA
- a CDS encoding leucine-rich repeat domain-containing protein, translating into MKFTAATKNYLPSIVNSIKFITTKLPLKVVVASALLIGVTGSMVMDSFVLTAPTYAKTASKTKVRTAKKRVIAKKPVRAKKRVIAKKPVTTKKPVKAIDTPNVQNEVKFLDAKLEAAIRQQLGIGKKPLTLNVLQGVKKINLSEAEITSLEGIQALRNLTGLNLYNNQISDVKPLASLTKLTELNLGGNQISDVKPLLGLTNLTMLNLYRNQISDVKPLAGLTNLTSLELSSNPISDVEPLAGLTNLTMLNLFQNQISNVKPLLGLTNLTDLTLSSNQISDVEPLAGLTNLTFLNLIQNKISNVKPLAGLTKLTKLHLDRNQISDVELLAGLINLTRLDLSSNKISDVKPLLGLTNLTMLNLYSNPINNCQSLPEKFRYDCQ; encoded by the coding sequence ATGAAATTTACAGCAGCTACTAAAAACTATTTACCTTCTATTGTTAATTCTATTAAATTTATTACTACTAAATTACCTCTTAAAGTTGTTGTCGCTTCAGCATTATTAATCGGTGTAACTGGAAGTATGGTGATGGATTCCTTCGTACTTACTGCACCAACCTATGCCAAAACTGCTTCTAAAACGAAAGTTCGTACAGCTAAAAAGCGAGTTATAGCTAAGAAACCAGTTAGAGCTAAAAAGCGAGTTATAGCTAAGAAACCAGTTACAACTAAAAAACCAGTAAAAGCTATAGATACACCGAATGTTCAGAACGAAGTTAAATTTTTAGATGCTAAGTTGGAAGCTGCGATTAGGCAGCAGCTAGGCATTGGGAAGAAGCCACTGACGTTAAACGTTCTACAAGGGGTAAAAAAAATAAATCTCAGTGAGGCAGAAATAACCTCATTAGAGGGAATTCAAGCACTTCGTAATCTGACTGGACTGAACTTGTATAACAACCAAATCAGTGACGTGAAACCACTGGCGAGTTTGACTAAATTAACTGAACTTAACTTGGGTGGCAACCAAATCAGTGATGTGAAACCACTTTTGGGTTTGACTAATCTGACTATGCTGAACTTGTATAGAAATCAAATCAGTGATGTGAAACCACTAGCGGGGTTGACTAATCTAACTTCGCTGGAGTTGAGTAGCAACCCAATCAGTGATGTGGAACCACTGGCGGGTTTGACTAATCTGACTATGCTGAACTTGTTTCAAAACCAAATCAGTAATGTGAAACCACTTTTGGGTTTGACTAATTTGACGGATCTAACATTGAGTAGCAACCAAATCAGTGATGTGGAACCACTGGCGGGTTTGACTAATCTGACTTTTTTGAACTTAATTCAAAACAAAATCAGTAATGTGAAGCCACTGGCGGGTTTGACTAAATTAACAAAGCTGCACTTGGATAGAAATCAAATCAGTGATGTGGAACTACTGGCGGGTTTGATTAATCTGACGAGGCTGGATTTGAGTAGCAACAAAATCAGTGATGTGAAACCACTTTTGGGTTTGACTAATCTGACTATGCTGAACTTGTATAGCAACCCAATTAATAACTGTCAATCATTACCCGAAAAATTTCGTTACGACTGCCAATAA
- a CDS encoding tyrosine-type recombinase/integrase, whose translation MIKFVAPWNYRSEFAQSAGISKQLSPHRIRHSSVTAALEATGGDVRQVQKLSRHKKLDTLMIYDDNRQNAQGNVTSIWADLV comes from the coding sequence TTGATTAAGTTTGTAGCGCCCTGGAACTATCGAAGCGAGTTCGCACAATCTGCGGGTATCTCTAAGCAGTTATCGCCTCATAGAATCCGTCACAGTTCAGTCACAGCAGCACTTGAGGCAACGGGAGGAGATGTGCGACAAGTGCAGAAATTGAGCCGTCACAAAAAGTTAGATACACTGATGATTTATGACGATAATAGGCAGAATGCTCAAGGTAATGTGACGAGTATTTGGGCAGATTTAGTTTAA
- a CDS encoding pentapeptide repeat-containing protein, whose translation MKVAEILKRYQAGERDFCRLNLCGQSFQGQNLSGANFSECDIRGANFTNAILKNTQFCSVEAGLQRRWAMTLVLSSWLMSALAGIFSGITGSLLAAIISSSRFISNGGLTDNVLSLIVLIVFISFTIRPGLVAGALAIAGAGALIIAFALAKIVPGLFIIALAIAVAVAFSFAEAGAGAVAGAFVVALAVVEALIFAVLFPVVEASFKAFYAHIPLTFTATVGSAVAPVFTLAVAALIFVGAFAEAIAGAIAGAIAIVEVEAEAEAEAAAVAVAVGFAGAYIFTVAGAINFAKAINFSQAFTEPGFVGRTLAFAGALVILNGYVGWRALAGNEKDAWVRSIAIAIAAMGGTSFRGADLSDADFTKATLKSTDFRNANLTRTCFRQTKSLDRVRPGTTYLQKLEICNLLSTGQGQDKNFECLNLRGINLKEANLADASFIGSDLSEANLQSSDLSRANFKQTQLDETDFTGATITDAYIEDWGITRATKFDRVRCEYVYMRVPTKQNPDPLRKPDDNNEVFQDGEFGNFIKPL comes from the coding sequence ATGAAAGTAGCCGAAATTCTGAAGCGATACCAAGCAGGGGAAAGAGATTTTTGTAGGTTAAATCTGTGTGGTCAATCTTTTCAAGGTCAAAATCTGTCAGGCGCAAACTTTAGTGAATGTGACATCCGAGGGGCAAATTTTACCAATGCCATCTTGAAAAATACTCAATTTTGTAGTGTTGAGGCAGGGCTACAGCGCCGTTGGGCAATGACTTTGGTTCTATCTTCATGGTTAATGTCGGCATTAGCAGGAATTTTCTCAGGGATAACTGGTTCTTTATTAGCCGCCATCATATCTAGTAGTAGATTTATATCAAATGGAGGATTGACTGATAACGTACTCTCATTAATTGTGCTAATAGTTTTCATTTCATTCACTATTCGCCCCGGTTTGGTAGCCGGAGCCTTAGCCATAGCCGGAGCCGGAGCCTTAATCATAGCCTTCGCCTTAGCTAAAATCGTACCAGGACTTTTTATCATAGCCTTAGCCATAGCCGTAGCCGTAGCCTTCTCCTTCGCCGAAGCCGGGGCTGGAGCCGTAGCCGGAGCCTTTGTCGTAGCCCTTGCCGTAGTCGAAGCCCTAATCTTCGCCGTACTCTTCCCCGTAGTCGAAGCCTCATTCAAAGCCTTCTACGCACACATCCCCCTAACCTTCACCGCAACCGTAGGCTCCGCCGTAGCCCCAGTCTTCACCTTAGCTGTAGCAGCCCTAATCTTCGTCGGAGCCTTCGCCGAAGCCATAGCCGGAGCCATAGCCGGAGCCATAGCCATAGTCGAAGTCGAAGCCGAAGCCGAAGCCGAAGCCGCAGCCGTAGCCGTAGCCGTAGGCTTCGCCGGAGCCTACATCTTCACCGTAGCTGGAGCCATAAACTTCGCCAAAGCCATAAACTTCAGTCAAGCCTTCACCGAACCCGGATTCGTAGGCAGAACCTTAGCATTCGCCGGAGCATTAGTAATACTTAATGGGTACGTGGGGTGGCGTGCTTTAGCCGGAAATGAAAAAGATGCTTGGGTTCGCTCCATCGCTATTGCTATTGCTGCTATGGGTGGCACAAGTTTTCGTGGGGCTGATTTAAGCGACGCTGATTTTACCAAAGCCACGCTGAAAAGTACTGATTTCCGAAATGCTAATCTCACTCGTACCTGTTTCCGTCAAACCAAATCATTAGATCGTGTGCGTCCTGGTACAACTTATCTGCAAAAACTAGAAATATGTAACTTGTTGAGCACAGGGCAGGGACAAGACAAAAACTTTGAGTGTTTGAATTTACGAGGTATCAATTTAAAAGAAGCTAACTTAGCAGATGCTAGTTTTATTGGTTCAGACTTAAGTGAAGCGAATTTGCAATCTTCTGATTTATCCAGAGCTAATTTCAAACAAACACAATTAGACGAGACAGATTTTACAGGCGCAACTATCACTGACGCATATATTGAAGATTGGGGTATTACCAGGGCTACTAAATTTGATAGGGTAAGGTGTGAATACGTTTATATGCGAGTCCCTACAAAACAGAATCCTGACCCCCTTCGTAAACCTGATGACAACAATGAAGTTTTTCAGGATGGAGAATTTGGCAATTTTATCAAACCATTGTAG
- a CDS encoding ssl1498 family light-harvesting-like protein, with amino-acid sequence MYVNSDREGQLNNYATESNIYYAEYPNVEQQSRYAFQGAIAVLFTGLLLLIAIGVS; translated from the coding sequence ATGTACGTCAACAGTGATAGAGAAGGACAATTAAATAATTACGCTACAGAATCAAATATTTATTACGCCGAATATCCTAATGTCGAACAACAAAGCCGTTACGCTTTTCAAGGTGCAATAGCGGTTCTATTTACGGGCTTATTATTGTTAATAGCAATTGGAGTCAGCTAA